The following are encoded together in the Desulfococcus multivorans genome:
- a CDS encoding pyridoxal phosphate-dependent aminotransferase has protein sequence MISRRLDGISSFIVMDVLERANEMERAGTHIIHLEVGEPDFDTPRCVNDACCRALKNGHTHYTHSLGLVELREAICEYYGNTYNVSVDPGQVVVGSGTSPVMFALFAALLNPGDQVIISDPHYACYPNFIKFVDGEPVTVPVFEEDGFQYRPEAIQDKITEKTRGIFINSPSNPTGNLLSAERTAAIAAMAGPEGPFVISDEIYHGLVYEGTEHSILEYTDNAFVLNGFSKLHAMTGLRLGYLIAPPSFIRPIQKIQQNFFISANAVIQKAGIAALKEAGPDIARMKETYNKRRLFMIDRLKSLGFGITVPPTGAFYVFANARHLSSDSYRLAFDILEKAHVGVAPGIDFGRHGEGYLRFSYASSLENIAEGMNRLETYLNSGPLLKPEGAQ, from the coding sequence ATGATTTCTCGCAGACTCGACGGCATTTCGTCATTTATCGTCATGGATGTCCTGGAGCGGGCCAACGAGATGGAACGGGCCGGGACCCACATCATCCATCTGGAGGTGGGAGAGCCGGATTTCGATACCCCCCGGTGCGTCAACGACGCCTGCTGCAGGGCGCTCAAAAACGGCCACACCCACTATACCCATAGCCTGGGTCTCGTGGAGCTGCGAGAAGCCATCTGCGAGTATTACGGCAATACTTACAATGTTTCCGTCGACCCGGGTCAGGTGGTCGTCGGGTCGGGCACATCGCCGGTCATGTTCGCGCTCTTCGCGGCGCTGCTGAATCCCGGAGATCAGGTCATCATCTCGGATCCCCACTATGCCTGCTACCCCAACTTCATCAAATTCGTGGACGGGGAACCGGTCACCGTACCTGTTTTTGAGGAAGACGGCTTTCAGTACCGGCCCGAGGCGATTCAGGACAAGATCACCGAAAAGACCCGGGGCATCTTCATCAATTCACCGTCCAACCCGACAGGGAACCTGTTGTCGGCCGAACGCACGGCAGCCATCGCTGCCATGGCCGGGCCTGAAGGGCCCTTTGTCATTTCCGATGAAATCTACCACGGCCTGGTTTACGAAGGGACGGAGCATTCCATCCTGGAGTATACGGACAACGCCTTTGTCCTGAACGGCTTTTCAAAGCTTCATGCCATGACCGGCCTCAGGCTGGGCTATCTCATCGCGCCGCCTTCATTTATCCGGCCGATTCAGAAGATTCAGCAGAACTTTTTCATTTCAGCCAACGCCGTGATCCAGAAAGCGGGCATCGCGGCCCTGAAGGAAGCCGGCCCTGACATCGCCCGCATGAAGGAGACCTACAATAAACGACGGCTGTTCATGATCGATCGGCTGAAGTCCCTGGGCTTCGGGATCACCGTTCCGCCGACGGGTGCTTTCTATGTGTTCGCCAACGCCCGTCATCTGTCCTCCGATTCCTACAGGCTGGCGTTCGACATTCTTGAGAAGGCTCATGTGGGGGTCGCACCGGGCATCGATTTCGGCCGTCACGGCGAGGGTTACCTGCGGTTTTCCTACGCCAGTTCGCTGGAGAACATCGCCGAGGGCATGAACCGGCTCGAGACATACCTGAATTCCGGACCGCTCCTGAAACCGGAAGGCGCACAATGA
- the hisG gene encoding ATP phosphoribosyltransferase yields MIERLKLGVPKGSLQNATIDLFKRSGWKINVNGRSYFPEINDEAIDCAICRAQEMSRYVENGTLDAGLTGKDWIAENSSDVHVVADLVYSKVSARPARWVLAVPYDSDIKTLHDLQGKKIATELVAFTKRYFAEKNIDVKVEFSWGATEAKVVSGLADAIVEVTETETTIRAHGLKIIHELMQTNTQLIVNHEAWKKPRKRDKIEQIALLLQGALRGEKLVGIKMNVPEKCIDRIIPLLPSLNAPTIAHLYNSDWLSVESVVDGSVVRDLIPQLLKNGAEGIIEYPLNKVV; encoded by the coding sequence ATGATAGAGCGGCTCAAACTCGGCGTTCCCAAGGGAAGCCTCCAGAACGCCACCATCGATTTGTTCAAACGCTCCGGCTGGAAGATCAACGTCAACGGGAGAAGCTATTTTCCCGAAATCAATGATGAGGCCATCGACTGCGCCATCTGCCGGGCTCAGGAAATGTCCCGTTATGTGGAAAACGGCACCCTGGATGCCGGTCTGACCGGCAAGGACTGGATCGCCGAAAACAGCTCGGATGTTCACGTGGTGGCGGATCTCGTCTATTCCAAGGTCAGCGCCCGTCCGGCCCGATGGGTTCTCGCGGTGCCCTATGACTCCGACATCAAGACCCTCCATGATCTCCAGGGCAAAAAAATCGCCACGGAACTGGTGGCCTTTACCAAACGGTATTTCGCTGAAAAGAACATCGACGTCAAGGTCGAGTTTTCCTGGGGCGCCACCGAAGCCAAGGTGGTCTCGGGCCTTGCCGACGCCATCGTGGAGGTCACGGAGACGGAAACCACCATCCGCGCCCACGGCCTCAAGATCATCCACGAACTGATGCAGACCAACACGCAGCTCATCGTCAATCACGAGGCCTGGAAGAAGCCCCGGAAGCGGGACAAGATAGAGCAGATCGCGTTGCTGCTCCAAGGCGCTCTGAGGGGTGAGAAACTGGTGGGGATCAAGATGAACGTCCCTGAAAAATGTATCGATCGGATTATTCCGCTGCTGCCCAGCCTGAACGCACCCACCATCGCCCATCTCTACAACTCTGATTGGCTTTCGGTGGAATCGGTGGTGGACGGCAGCGTGGTGCGAGACCTGATTCCCCAGCTCCTCAAAAACGGGGCTGAAGGGATCATCGAGTACCCTTTGAACAAAGTCGTATAA
- the hisI gene encoding phosphoribosyl-AMP cyclohydrolase → MIRLNFEKMGGLVPAVVQDYMTGEVLMLAFMDEEAWTHTLKTGLASYHSRSRNTLWIKGKTSGHVQRVKEIRIDCDDDTVLLKVEQVGGAACHTGHRSCFYQKIEDGRVTIVGEPVFDPREVYKK, encoded by the coding sequence ATGATAAGGTTGAATTTTGAAAAGATGGGCGGCCTGGTGCCCGCCGTCGTTCAGGACTACATGACCGGCGAGGTGCTGATGCTGGCGTTCATGGACGAGGAGGCCTGGACGCACACCCTGAAAACCGGGTTGGCTTCGTATCACAGCCGTTCGAGAAACACATTGTGGATCAAGGGGAAAACCTCCGGACATGTTCAGCGCGTGAAGGAGATCCGCATCGACTGCGATGACGACACCGTTCTGCTCAAGGTCGAGCAGGTCGGCGGCGCCGCGTGCCATACCGGACATCGCAGCTGTTTTTACCAGAAAATCGAAGACGGGCGGGTTACCATTGTCGGGGAGCCCGTATTTGATCCCAGGGAGGTATATAAAAAATGA
- a CDS encoding penicillin-binding protein 1A, with amino-acid sequence MVYGDQNASKIGRFIGRLFRWAILLFFLGVIGSGIFLFGLYKYFSEDLPQISSLKDYRPPVISTVYSDDNRVIAEFFKERRIVIPYPEIPEMLVNAFIAAEDSRFFEHKGVDLVSIIRAAIKNVEAGTVVQGGSTITQQVTKSFLLSPEKKFSRKIKEAILAYRIDNAFSKEEILFLYLNQIYLGHGAYGVAAAAENYFGKSVRELSLAECTILAGLPQAPSRYSPYKHLDRAKERQRYVLKRMIEEGYITQTDADEAFSTPLEIRSRQNLYLETAPYYTEYIRQYIENQYGADALYREGLKIYTAVNIEMQEAAQKAVDRGLRALDKRHSGYRGPVDHLAPGDVPGFLKALSETDGTDALNRGDIVKGVVSGISEEKKEIIVETGAGTGIIPFNSLSWALRGQKDGRTAKLFTPGDVVWVRSAKKGALQESRELRLEQAPQAQSALLCIEAGTGFAKAMVGGSDFKKSQFNRAVQSKRQPGSAFKPIIYAAALDKGYTPASQISDNVFVYRDRNITWKPQNYDRKIHGKNSLRTALAHSRNLSTINLLDKIGVDYAINYARKLGIESDLSRNLSIALGSSGVSLLELVTAYSVFANQGYRVDPIFITGILDRDGREVEGINFDSEPVLDSATAYLMTSLMESVVKEGTGKNVLALNRPVAGKTGTTNNLNDAWFMGYTAEYIAGVWVGHDQEQSLGPKETGGRAASPIWLDFMQTVHEGRPVKDFTVPNGVVFSRIDAETGLLPVPGTARTRFECFKEGTVPTRYSRRADAVTEKEQFFKMDM; translated from the coding sequence ATGGTTTACGGAGATCAGAACGCTTCGAAAATCGGGAGATTCATCGGCCGGTTGTTCCGATGGGCAATCCTCCTTTTTTTTCTCGGCGTGATCGGGTCGGGAATCTTTTTGTTTGGCCTGTACAAATATTTCAGTGAAGACCTTCCCCAGATTTCATCCCTCAAGGACTATCGCCCCCCCGTCATCTCAACGGTCTATTCCGACGACAACCGGGTGATCGCCGAATTTTTCAAGGAGCGGCGCATCGTCATCCCTTACCCGGAAATCCCCGAAATGCTCGTCAACGCTTTTATCGCCGCCGAGGATTCCCGTTTTTTCGAGCACAAGGGCGTCGACCTCGTCAGCATCATCCGGGCGGCCATCAAGAACGTCGAGGCGGGTACCGTCGTCCAGGGGGGCAGCACCATCACCCAGCAGGTCACCAAGTCGTTTCTCCTCTCCCCTGAAAAAAAATTCAGCCGGAAGATCAAGGAGGCCATCCTGGCCTATCGCATCGACAACGCCTTCTCCAAGGAAGAAATCCTCTTTCTCTATCTCAACCAGATCTATCTGGGCCATGGCGCATACGGTGTTGCGGCCGCCGCGGAAAACTACTTCGGAAAATCCGTCCGGGAGCTCTCCCTTGCCGAGTGCACCATCCTTGCCGGCCTTCCTCAAGCACCCAGCCGCTATTCACCCTACAAGCACCTGGATCGTGCCAAGGAGCGTCAACGCTACGTCCTCAAGCGGATGATCGAGGAAGGATACATCACCCAGACGGACGCCGACGAGGCCTTTTCCACCCCTCTGGAGATCCGCTCCCGGCAGAATCTCTACCTTGAAACCGCGCCCTACTACACCGAATACATTCGCCAATACATCGAAAACCAATACGGAGCGGACGCCCTCTATCGGGAGGGTCTTAAAATCTATACCGCCGTCAACATCGAGATGCAGGAGGCCGCCCAGAAGGCTGTCGACCGGGGACTGAGAGCCCTCGACAAGCGCCACTCCGGATATCGGGGGCCTGTCGATCATCTGGCGCCCGGTGACGTTCCCGGATTCCTGAAAGCGCTGTCGGAAACCGACGGCACCGATGCTCTGAACCGGGGAGACATCGTCAAAGGGGTGGTAAGCGGCATCTCCGAAGAAAAAAAGGAAATCATCGTCGAAACCGGAGCGGGTACGGGTATAATACCGTTTAACAGTCTGTCATGGGCCTTGCGGGGACAGAAGGATGGACGCACCGCAAAACTCTTCACCCCGGGAGACGTCGTGTGGGTTCGTTCGGCAAAGAAAGGCGCTTTACAGGAATCGCGGGAGCTGCGGCTGGAACAGGCGCCCCAGGCCCAGTCCGCGCTCCTGTGCATCGAGGCCGGTACAGGGTTCGCCAAGGCCATGGTGGGCGGATCCGATTTCAAGAAAAGTCAGTTCAACCGGGCCGTCCAGTCCAAGCGCCAGCCCGGATCCGCCTTCAAGCCGATCATCTACGCCGCCGCCCTGGACAAGGGGTACACCCCGGCTTCGCAGATCTCCGACAATGTTTTTGTTTACCGGGACCGGAACATCACATGGAAGCCCCAGAACTACGATCGGAAAATACACGGCAAAAACTCTCTCCGCACGGCGCTGGCCCACTCGCGAAACCTGTCCACCATCAATCTCCTGGACAAGATCGGCGTCGACTACGCCATCAACTATGCCCGGAAGCTGGGAATCGAATCGGATCTCAGTCGCAACCTCTCCATCGCCCTGGGATCCTCGGGAGTCTCCCTGCTCGAACTCGTGACCGCCTACAGCGTATTCGCCAACCAGGGATATCGGGTGGACCCCATCTTCATCACGGGCATCCTCGACCGCGACGGTCGGGAGGTCGAGGGCATCAACTTCGACAGTGAACCGGTCCTCGACAGCGCGACGGCCTATCTCATGACGAGCCTCATGGAAAGCGTCGTCAAGGAAGGGACCGGCAAGAACGTTCTCGCCCTCAACCGCCCGGTTGCGGGAAAGACCGGTACCACCAACAATCTCAACGACGCCTGGTTCATGGGATACACAGCGGAATACATCGCCGGCGTCTGGGTCGGCCATGACCAGGAGCAATCCCTCGGTCCAAAGGAGACCGGCGGCCGAGCGGCAAGCCCCATATGGCTCGATTTCATGCAGACCGTCCACGAAGGAAGACCGGTGAAGGACTTCACCGTTCCCAATGGCGTCGTCTTTTCCAGGATCGATGCGGAAACCGGTCTGCTGCCGGTGCCGGGAACGGCCCGAACCCGTTTCGAATGTTTCAAGGAAGGAACCGTTCCCACTCGATATTCGAGAAGAGCCGACGCCGTAACCGAGAAAGAGCAGTTCTTCAAAATGGATATGTAG
- a CDS encoding transglycosylase SLT domain-containing protein, whose amino-acid sequence MKENIIRRSLRKTAAILNIGFAPLMLILVLLNLPAKEIAPPSVLWEATTTMRFPEQVIYRVQRPFKGDLEELRKKRIIRALVSYSRTHFFIDNGVPRGFEYELLQNYEKYLNRNIRRRDRQIKLIYIPVPFERVLDALRDGRGDIAAAGLTIPTEDREKIAFSIPYIPEIHKVIVHHRAIDDIRIIEDLSDRKVHVLKGRGHLPCLRRLNQLFSREGLPPMQIAFPDGRLVTEDLLEFVNAGVMPVAVTDEHIARVWAEVLPNIIVRSDLTVNVGGSIAWAVRKENPQLLASIDSFLKDNSTGSFLGNLLFKRYYHDARWIKNPVSESAQKRLEEVMNLFRKYGDRYGFDWIAIAAQAYQESELDHRKRSHKGAVGIMQVMPHTASSRLIGIPDIHQLENNIHAGVKYLHHLRHHYFNDPAIPPAAQVDFSWAAYNAGPLKIIQLRKAAEKRGLDPNRWFLNVEQTAPRETVEYVANINKYYIAYKFYFQSMTDRGDLAMLRLEANTIAHELHNLPQTGAGHAPDSRNHRSWHLPMPQRPLKASSPGREPFFRERRNCES is encoded by the coding sequence TTGAAAGAAAACATTATACGACGCTCCCTCCGCAAAACCGCGGCCATCCTGAATATTGGGTTTGCGCCGCTGATGCTCATTCTCGTTCTGTTGAACCTTCCCGCCAAAGAGATCGCTCCACCCTCGGTCCTCTGGGAGGCAACAACAACGATGCGCTTTCCGGAGCAGGTGATCTATCGCGTCCAGAGGCCCTTCAAAGGCGACCTGGAGGAGCTCCGGAAAAAACGGATCATTCGGGCCCTCGTCAGTTACAGCCGCACCCATTTCTTTATCGATAACGGCGTACCCCGAGGATTCGAATACGAATTGCTTCAGAATTATGAAAAATATCTGAATCGAAACATTCGACGACGCGACCGCCAGATCAAGCTCATCTACATCCCGGTCCCCTTCGAGCGGGTTCTCGATGCCCTCCGAGACGGCCGCGGGGACATCGCCGCCGCCGGCCTTACCATACCAACAGAGGATCGTGAAAAAATCGCCTTCAGCATCCCCTACATCCCTGAAATCCACAAGGTGATCGTGCATCACCGGGCCATTGACGACATCCGGATCATCGAGGATCTCTCCGATCGGAAGGTCCATGTTCTCAAAGGCCGGGGGCACCTGCCCTGTCTCAGGCGGCTGAATCAACTGTTTTCCCGGGAAGGGCTTCCTCCCATGCAAATCGCCTTTCCGGACGGAAGGCTGGTGACGGAAGATCTCCTCGAATTCGTCAACGCCGGCGTCATGCCGGTCGCGGTGACGGACGAACACATTGCCCGGGTCTGGGCCGAGGTGCTCCCCAACATCATCGTCAGATCGGACCTGACCGTCAACGTGGGCGGCAGTATCGCCTGGGCCGTCCGGAAGGAGAACCCACAGCTCCTGGCCAGTATCGACAGCTTCCTGAAAGACAACAGCACGGGATCGTTTCTGGGCAACCTTCTGTTCAAGCGGTATTATCATGATGCCAGGTGGATCAAAAACCCGGTTTCGGAATCGGCCCAGAAAAGGCTCGAGGAGGTCATGAATCTCTTCAGAAAGTATGGCGACCGCTACGGCTTCGACTGGATCGCCATCGCCGCCCAGGCATACCAGGAGTCGGAATTGGACCATCGCAAGCGCAGCCACAAGGGCGCTGTGGGGATCATGCAGGTCATGCCCCACACCGCATCGAGCCGACTCATCGGTATCCCCGACATCCACCAGCTGGAAAACAATATCCACGCAGGGGTAAAATACCTTCACCACTTGCGCCACCATTACTTCAACGATCCGGCCATCCCCCCGGCAGCCCAGGTCGACTTTTCCTGGGCCGCCTACAACGCCGGCCCGTTAAAAATCATCCAGTTGCGTAAAGCAGCCGAAAAGCGAGGGCTCGATCCCAACCGATGGTTCCTCAACGTTGAACAGACAGCGCCGCGGGAAACCGTCGAATATGTCGCCAACATCAACAAATACTACATAGCCTACAAATTCTATTTCCAATCCATGACAGATCGCGGCGATCTCGCGATGCTTCGCCTCGAGGCGAACACCATCGCTCATGAATTGCACAATTTGCCCCAGACAGGCGCGGGCCATGCCCCCGATTCCAGGAACCATCGTTCATGGCATCTCCCAATGCCACAGCGCCCCCTGAAAGCATCGTCCCCTGGCCGTGAACCATTTTTTCGGGAAAGGAGAAATTGTGAATCCTGA
- a CDS encoding AI-2E family transporter: protein MNPDIKESISLKFVIILASFVIIVAGMRAAASLLVPFFLAVFLAVICTSPLSWLRRIGAPTPLAVILVAVCILGMGFLVSVFIGKALKDFTMSLPDYQKIFEAKAVGIMAWLESHGIDTAQFAGTDIIETGSVMKIIGGFLGGLSAILTNMFVILLTVIFILLEAAGMPQKLRSALGDTDESLSGFSRFTESVKRYLAVKTWCSLLTGVLVAVMLKALGVKQPYLWGFTAFLLNYIPNIGSAVAAVPGILMALIQFDLPHALYIAVGYAAINIGVSYFIEPRLMGSRLGLSTLVVFISLVFWAWVLGPVGMLLSIPLTMTVKIALESSPDTRWVAVLLGPAKIVGNPQPPLESGTSTANQ from the coding sequence GTGAATCCTGACATCAAAGAATCCATCTCGTTAAAATTTGTTATTATCCTGGCATCTTTCGTTATCATTGTCGCAGGAATGCGGGCTGCGGCGTCGCTCCTGGTGCCGTTTTTTCTCGCCGTCTTTCTGGCAGTGATCTGCACCTCGCCTCTCTCCTGGCTTCGACGCATCGGCGCGCCCACGCCGCTTGCGGTGATTCTCGTGGCCGTCTGCATCCTGGGCATGGGGTTTCTGGTGTCCGTCTTTATCGGCAAAGCCCTGAAGGACTTTACCATGAGCCTGCCCGACTACCAGAAAATATTCGAGGCAAAGGCCGTGGGAATAATGGCATGGCTCGAGAGCCACGGTATCGACACCGCCCAGTTCGCCGGAACGGACATCATCGAAACAGGATCCGTCATGAAGATCATCGGGGGATTTCTGGGCGGTCTGAGCGCTATTTTGACCAACATGTTCGTGATTCTTCTCACGGTAATTTTCATCCTTCTCGAGGCGGCGGGGATGCCGCAGAAACTGCGAAGCGCCCTGGGAGACACCGATGAGTCCTTATCGGGATTTTCCCGGTTCACGGAAAGCGTCAAGCGGTACCTTGCCGTCAAGACCTGGTGCAGCCTCCTGACCGGTGTCCTGGTGGCGGTGATGCTCAAGGCCCTCGGCGTCAAACAGCCTTATTTGTGGGGATTCACGGCATTTCTGCTCAATTACATCCCCAACATCGGCTCCGCCGTCGCCGCCGTCCCGGGCATCCTGATGGCCCTCATCCAGTTCGACCTGCCCCACGCCCTGTATATCGCAGTCGGGTATGCCGCCATCAACATCGGCGTCAGCTATTTCATCGAGCCCAGACTGATGGGCAGCCGCCTGGGTCTTTCCACCCTGGTGGTGTTCATCTCGCTGGTCTTCTGGGCATGGGTGCTGGGGCCGGTGGGCATGCTGCTCTCGATCCCGCTGACCATGACCGTCAAGATCGCCCTGGAGAGCAGTCCGGACACGCGATGGGTCGCCGTCCTTCTGGGGCCTGCAAAAATCGTCGGAAACCCGCAGCCGCCGTTGGAATCCGGGACATCGACCGCCAACCAGTGA
- a CDS encoding AI-2E family transporter, with translation MALNHRPYTFDRVVRALISMGFLWGIIWLLNYLSDALIPFAVALLLAYMMNPLVSWVQKRIKNRLAAVLISLLIVFFVLGAMAAVIIPIVVSEISHMGRLLSRLVNDTDLARRADQLLPRDIWEAVKTAAGRPEIQDFFRTDNFWKIFEAVSRRLLPGVWGLITGTASFLLGIIGLGVVALYVVFLLLDYEKVSAGWKELIPPNYREAVTGFVADFESAMSRYFRGQTAVAFMCGILFSVGFVWVGLPLGMLLGMFVGLLNMVPYLQIIGFVPAFVLAVIHALESNTDIWLVLGTTTAVFGVVQLIQDAILVPRIMGRVTGLNPAMIMLSLSIWGKLLGLLGLIIALPLTYLLLVYYRRFLASVKPASASSIDT, from the coding sequence ATGGCATTGAACCACCGTCCCTACACCTTCGATCGCGTCGTTCGCGCGCTCATCTCCATGGGGTTTCTCTGGGGGATTATCTGGCTCCTCAACTATCTGAGCGATGCCCTGATCCCCTTTGCCGTCGCGCTGTTGCTGGCCTATATGATGAACCCCTTGGTGTCGTGGGTTCAGAAACGGATCAAAAACCGTCTGGCCGCGGTGTTGATCAGTCTCTTGATAGTCTTTTTCGTCCTGGGAGCCATGGCGGCGGTGATCATCCCCATTGTCGTAAGTGAGATCAGCCATATGGGACGGCTCCTCTCCAGGCTGGTCAACGACACGGACCTGGCCCGGCGGGCGGATCAGCTGCTGCCGAGGGATATCTGGGAGGCCGTCAAGACGGCTGCCGGCCGCCCCGAGATTCAGGATTTTTTTCGAACCGACAATTTCTGGAAAATTTTCGAAGCGGTGTCACGGCGGCTTCTTCCGGGGGTCTGGGGACTGATCACCGGGACGGCAAGCTTTTTGCTCGGAATCATCGGACTGGGGGTGGTGGCGCTCTACGTGGTTTTCCTCCTGCTCGATTACGAGAAGGTCAGTGCCGGTTGGAAGGAGCTGATTCCACCGAATTATCGCGAGGCGGTGACAGGGTTCGTGGCGGATTTCGAATCGGCGATGAGTCGGTATTTTCGTGGCCAGACCGCCGTGGCCTTTATGTGCGGTATCTTGTTTTCGGTGGGCTTCGTCTGGGTGGGGCTGCCCCTTGGCATGCTTCTGGGTATGTTTGTGGGGCTGCTCAACATGGTCCCCTACCTTCAGATCATCGGCTTCGTTCCGGCATTTGTTCTGGCCGTTATCCACGCCCTCGAGAGCAACACCGACATCTGGTTGGTACTGGGAACGACCACTGCGGTTTTTGGCGTGGTCCAGCTGATCCAGGACGCCATACTGGTCCCCAGGATCATGGGCCGGGTCACCGGGCTCAACCCGGCCATGATCATGCTCTCCCTGTCCATTTGGGGAAAGCTTCTGGGGCTTCTGGGGCTTATCATCGCCCTTCCTCTGACCTACCTTCTGCTGGTCTATTATCGCCGGTTCCTCGCCTCGGTCAAGCCGGCCTCCGCAAGCAGCATCGATACCTGA